From the Stigmatopora argus isolate UIUO_Sarg chromosome 12, RoL_Sarg_1.0, whole genome shotgun sequence genome, the window GACAGGGACTGCACGAGCAAACTGGTTTTCCTCATGTCAGTATCCTTTATTTTGCCTTGCTCTCTACTCAAAACTCTTCACATTTTTCTCTATTGAGACGCTCCTCTCCCATCCCATgaaagattgtttttaaaacatttcatatATGTAGGAGTGGGCCAAGTACTGGTTTGAGCACCTTTTTGTTCttatattgtttattttgatCTGTCAAACTGTTGGGAGTAAACCAACATTTTCTTGTTCTCGCACGCAACCAAattttttacagattttttgtGTACTGCAAAATGCTCgagttcctgtttttttcttacaaTAATGAAAGTAAAATGTTCACACTTATATTTTCATTTGGTAGGGAGACCACGGAACAAGCTCGAGCCAATGGATACTATTTTCGTAAAACAAGTCAAGGAGGGTGGTCCTGCACATGGAGCTGGCCTCTGTACAGGTTGGACTATTGCTATTATCTCTAACGTGGAACCTTGGTTGACAAACCTTATTCATCATGCAGAGTTTCAATAAATACTTGGGACTACATCCATTGAAACAGCTGATATTTGCTTTTAATGTCCTTTAGGTGATCGTATTGTGAAGGTGAATGGGGAAAGTATCATTGGGAAAGCATATTGCGAGGTTATATCTTTGATCCAAGACAGGTGATACACTATAAACAATTGGTTTAATTATGCTCCTGTTTGACTTTGGTCTCATGTTTAATTTGCTTTTTACTTTCTGTCTGTTCCTCGTAGTGGAGAATTTCTGGAACTTTGTGTAATGCCAAAAGATGAGGACATATTACAACTGGTATGAATTTaattcttttgtgtgtgtgtgtgtgtgtgttactgcAAGTacaatttgttctttttttagaaTAGAAATGACCCTCTTGCTTGCATCTTGTCCCAGAGAGCTGCTCCAGTTTTAGTCCATGACAGGAATCCTAAAATGCAGCCATCCCATCCTACAAGGGTTCTCTCTATTGAGGACTCCTAATTAGGACAAATCAGCATTTTTGCATTCTATCTCTtcctaattatatattttttaatcatacacTTCCAAACTAATAAACCTACCATAATTTCTCAAGTAtattatatttgtatgtattgtaCACACCCCCAACAAAAACACTcgcccaaaaaatatatatagtaaacATGATAGAAATTGTACGCCTATGCATATCATTGTCTGAATACACCATGCTCTTTGCACATTAGGAGCAAAGTGAAGCTGCACTAAACTCCTAAGTGCAACAATAATTGCAGATGGCAAGGAATCACTTCTGAGTGTTTGACAGCCTCCTTGTATAATGAAATCCAATCACTGTTAACCTAAACCCTCCCCTGTGTGCGTACTCTCTATGGCTGTGTCTATTGACAACACTAAGGAACAATTTGGAAAAATCTGTTGAGTTagatttcatttattcattttctgggttctctgggtactccggtttcttcccacatcccaaaaacatgacatgtaggctggttgaacactctaaattgcccctagatatgagtgtgaatggttgaccATCTCCTTGTGTCTTGCAATTgcctggccatcaattcagggtgtccccgcctggtgtctataattagctgggatgggctccagcacccttgcgacccttgtgaggataagcggttcagaaaatgaatgaataaatattatccTGTAGTGTATCGTACTACCAAATACAAAATGCCCCGAATATGTAGTGGTGAAAGGCCACCTTTGTATTCGTATGTCCAATATTTTTCTGAAGATATGGAATCAAAACTATATTATGATGATCACAGCTGTCATTATCCCATTCCTGTATACTACTCCAGCTCTACCTGGTCCAAGCCCCTTCCTGTAGTCTTCCTTTGTTTCCATAGTCTCCCGAGTGTCTAATGCCTTTGTTGTCATGTTGCCGAAAGCACTACTGAACATCAGTTGGCCTCCAGCCATATGGAACTTTGGAAAGGCAGAAAGACTGGTCGAATTTGTCCGTTAAATGTTGAGGATATGCACACATACTAGCAAGATGACATTTCACTGTGGTAGGCAGCACACAGACTGCTTGGAAACAGCCAATAGTTGCTTAGCAAACAGCGAAACTCAGGGAGAAGAAAAGAGAGGGAATTACATGTCAGGGAAGATGAGGAAATGCCTAAAAAGAATGGAGGGTAAGCAGAATCGATAGGATGAAATCAGCTGACTGCCTTGTGTTTTTAACAGGTTGATGCTGGAGGGGGGAGTGCAAGAGAGGGAAAGAAAGATTGGGAGGGGGAGCTCTACCATCAGAGCGGAATGTATAATCAGCAGCTGCTGCTTCTGTCATGTGAGCAGCAGAAGAGGGAGGGAGTGGGAGACGTAGACTCGAGGCACCTCATTCAGTTTGTGCAATGTGACTGAGTATGGAATACAACCGTGGAAGCTTATCGGCAACATGAGAGGCAAGCTTGCGGTCCTGCCGCCTCGCCCAGGACTGACTGTCACAGGCAGGTCGTAACGTGGCAACGCTCTACTTCACGTACGcttcctctccctccctctgtaTTACTGTGGCTTGAGCATATTTTTAGCGTTTCAAATTCAGACAATCTGTTTAGCTGTTTGATGTTCTCGTCTTTTAATCCGATCATTTCCCAACAGCATGTTTGTCCCATTCTTCTGGTATCCTCCTCTTTTCTGTCTCCATTTCTTAACGCTCTTGTCTGTTCAAACGGCAGCCTTTTTTTCCGGATGCAACTAGTCTGGTAAGCAAACTGCTCTCTAGTTCGCCATTTGATATGAACATGCAGTGCATATATTTTGCACGTCATGGACTGCATGTCATCGTAATGGTTACAGGCTGTAGTTTACATTACTGCTGTTGCTTGACTACTGGGTAGTCATTCAGATATACTGTAGAAATGGCTGATTCATGGCGTTACCTGTTAGATTAAGACCTCCTGCTGACATCCCTGTCTTCATTCTACTTGTCATATATCATTACTGTCATAAAGATCAGTGACCTCCGAACTCTTTTGCATGTTTATGCTTCACGAAGGGTGGGGGGTGGAGCCAAACACATTGATTGTTGCCCACACattatgtaatattttttttaattttttacaacCGCTGGATTAAAGTCCATATGGGCCAACACTTAGACAGCGCTTTGCTTCTTGCAAAACAATACAGTATGTTAGGAATTTAACAGAGTCCACCAAGACATTTTGTAAAAAGTGAAAAGCTCTCTACATGTAGTAATCAAATAATTCCTTAATCATACACACACTGCACTATACAAATCATTACTGTCCAGTGCCCATGTTCATATAGGCCCTGGAGTGTAATCAGGCTAAATATAGTTCTCACAATGAGGGAGGGGAACCTCCGGTCTCTGTAAAGCATCTGTCAGTCTGACCTGGGTAAATTGACACATacgttattaattattattcccATCCACAGATTTGATTATCTTGAAAATACATTCACACATTTGAATCAAGCAAGTGACCAAGATAAATTCCTCTCCAGTACATTGTTGCCCCCGAGCTCTATAAATCCACTATCTTTGACATGCATGGGATGTATATTACCGTCAACGGAGAAAAGGATAATGAGTAAAAAATGTAGCATTAATTTAAAATGAGTCAATAAGAACCACTGCTGACACTCCCAGTGCCTCCACTCACTCACATTACAAAATGTCccacccacacatacacacccgcTTTTAGTTATGTTCCACTCGACTTCTTTTAGGATCAACTGGCTTACTGTTGACTATTACACACACCTCCTTGTCTATTTTAACACAAGTTTATTTCTCTGTTTCCAGGCCTACTCACAGGATGCGTACCTCCGTGGCCACAGCAGCTACACTGGAAATGCCTGTCACATTCCTGAGCCGCCCCCTGCATGCTACCCCAGAGTAGACTGTAAGCCTACGGGCATGGCCCAGGTGACAGACTCGGTGGGTTTGGGCATTAGGGGCTCAATAGCAGCCCCAGACCATGGGTACCGCAAGGAGATCACCGTGCCCCCATCCCTTCCTGCTAAATCATTTCCAAAAAGTCAAATGGCGGTATGTGTGCGCAACGACAGCGTGAGGACAATGGTGATTCCACCTGAGCACATGGGCCGTGGTATGGGTCCAGCACATAGAATAGATTACATGGACCCTGCATTAATGAAGATGAGGCCTGCATCATTAGCCCAGTATCCCCACCCTCGAAAGACAGACGTCTACTCCAGCGGACCAGGACCAACTTCTTATCGAGGCCCGATGCATTACTACCCAGCCGCTCAACCAAATATTGATTGGCGAACCTACCAAACCTATAGGGAATACATTGATAACAAAGGAATACATTCTCATGGTAGTCGTACTATCCAGGAGAGACTTGATAGCCTGCGATCTTCCAATCAAAATAGTTTTGAAACTCCACATCATATTCCCCAGATGGGCTGGGGCCCAAAGGGGATACGTCGGAGGAGTACATCCCATGAACGTTCTTACCACGGACCACCCCCTCACTTCCAAATTGCCCCACGTAGTGCCTCTCAGGACCGCATGACCAGTTCCGAGAGAATCAGCCACGCTAGGAACTGGCCACCGAGGAGTGTGTCTCAAGATGGCCTCATCCACAAAGCACGGTCACACTCAATAGACTATGTTGACCCCACAGAGATTGCACAGCCTGTCGAAAGGAGAGGTTATCAAAGGGCTGAACCTGGTACGAGGCCAAGCAGGCAGTCCATGCCGAGACAGGCCATGCTTTCCAGGCCTTCTTTTGGATACAACAGTGGCAAGAGAGGGCCAAACAATCCGATGTACACAAAAGGACCGGATTCTCTCCAGACCCACTCTTCATCTATTCTCCCTGAAAGACAGATCAATTTTACAACGAAAACAAGTGGTGACCAAAAAGCTCCAGTCAAAGCTAACCATCCGGGCCACATGAACCATCAAACCCACTACAGGGTGAGAGCTGAAAGTGCAAAACCAGTGGAGGTCAAGAGAGACATTGCCTCCGTGGGGAAAAGATCTTCTTCTTGCTCTTTCCAAAAACAGATGTCTGAGCGTCATGGCATCCTCAAGCCATCCCATGAAGAGTCTCAAAGCCAGAAAACTGAATGTAGCCTCTCCGAGTCCGGAGTTGTCATGAGACCTAAACCACCCTCTGGGAAGCATCCCAGCCCTCTCCGCCACCCTTCCTACATCCTGGCTGTGAATGATGACGATGGGCCAGACTCAACCGCATATGTAGCGACTTGTTGGCTCCCCAACGATGCACGTAGGGAGATGCATATTCGTCGCCTCGGAGAACGTCACACCTCCTCCTCCAGCAATCTAGATGAGTCGTTGGATTCTATTCCATTCATTGGTAAGAGGAAACTATATAGGTTTCTTGATCTTTGTTGCCATGGAAACTGCAGTAGTAACATGAATCAGACCACCAACGGTTTTGCAGAATACTAAACTTTACGTCTTTAATTGCTCATTTCACATATATGCAGTTTGGTTTGTGACATTTACATGCTGAAAAGATGCTCAAAAACATTATCTTTCAAGAATGTTAGCATTATTTAGTAGTGATGGCCTTAATGGAGTGTTAGTAAGCAGGGTCTTGCTGGGAAATTCAATTTTCATGGCATCTGTATAGGAGGCTGTTtagtgaaatatttttatttttcagagaCAATACACTTGTTTAtttggttttcttgcaagaagtCGCAAACAAGATGGCAGGCAGTGACGAgtgataaacagttagcgggcAAAATCTCCAATATACAAACACTACTTATGTATTAGGACCAGAGATCGTTGAGAAAGAAGCTCAAAATATATATAGGCGACAAACTTGAAGTATAGTTTTAAGCCCATAATTTGACGGGTGGCCTAACAGAAAGCCTTTGAACCATCACCAATTAAAAAATAGGCCTTCAAATGTCCACAGGCCTACTCTTATTTTTTGGGAAGGAAACTTGCGCAAATTCCTTTTGTAAAGCACAGAGCTGTGACGGTGCTGAAAGTAGATTAGTAGCTACATATGGCATACATACCACTTTGGCAAATTAAGAGTTTCATGCACTTTAGCGTCTTAGCATAAACACATGCATCCATGATGCATCACATGATATGTAAACAAATAGTTGTTGTCCTGTTGCTTTCCAAAGTGTGTAAGGCAGTTGTTTTTCAAGTCTGTTATGAGGGATCGATCTGTTTGCCCTGGACCGAGATTTTAAAGTTGGCTACAGTACACAATAGTTTTATATTTCCCCCAAAGGTTTTGCATTACTTTAATTCAGCAAACATGTTTTCCTGTGCATTTGCAATTGAGATTGACTAGCAATCCTTCTGAAAACCTTGCTGTCCTCCATGTATTGTTAGTTTGTGGAGTTGGCATGACAGTCCAGGTGCACACAAAGCAAACTGTGACGGTGCTAAAACGCTAGGACTACCATTCTGGGAATAGTGCCATGGCCCAGGAGAACAGTGTCTTGATTGAGCTAGCTGAAGAGCCGCCCTCAATGGTCTTTGTGAATGGCCCCAGTCACATTGATCAGCTTTTGTACCCATCACCCACGTTTTTTGTAGCACGGTTATACATTTCATATCTATTTTTTAGAAACGGTTGCAATCGCTAATATTTGTGTACTACTAAACTGGATTCAGATTGAGAAGATCCCATTAACATAATACAATACCTATGAAATACTAACTGTTAAAAGTTGTAATTGCTGGGTCAGTAAGACAGGCTGTCAAGAAAGACCAATATTAACTTGTCCCCATAAACCTTTTTCCAGATGGTGATGTTGGTTTTAGTTTGCCCTGCTTAAAAGTTTGGTACAAGCTTGATCTGGGACGGTGTTTTTAAATTTAGCTCCAAATGTATCTGTAGGGAAAAGCTTTATAATTTgaaaggatgtttttttttcgacCTGTAGATCAAGAGGTGGTTAAATATATACTTGCACATATGTACTAATCTCTTCATCAAGTTGTGTTCAGGTGTCAGTTGGTTTCTAAGTGtcataattcatttattcatcttccatacagtttatcctcacaagggtcgctgggtgtgctggaacctatcccagccaaccagcgagggacacccagaattggttgccagccaattgtagggcaaAATGAAAAAGATATCCAACCACGCTCACAATCCCACCGCCACAGAGTGGAAATCAAACCCACACTACCCGCATCAAAGTCAGGCGGGAGAACTTTACTGCACTATCGGTGGCCCAAGTGTTATAATGTCTTAATTAAATTACACATTATTTGAAGTTGATGATGACATTTTTCTGTACAGTGAGGAGTAAAAGGTTACCTTTTGAATTGTTTTATTGTctattgtaattttattttgacctaTTTTGGGTAAATCTCAATTTCCTAAGTGTTGAGTGCTATTCATATACTAAATGCAGTGTATTTGAAGTTAACTGtggaaatgtaatttaaaatagATACTTGAACTTGTGCTGCTttagtctatgatacacatttTAAACTTTAACAAAaattgttgtcgttttttttaatgttccttttttaACAATCTCTtctgtttttctattttaataGATGAGCCTGTAAGCCCCAGTGTTGACAGAGATGCTGCTCCCATTCCACCCTCTGCAGTCATATCTGTGCCACCCTCAATAGCTACAGGTCCTTCCAGTCCAGATTCACCATGTCCTCCCATTCGCCGACAGCTGTCACATGACCAAGGTAAAAGGCTTTAGGCATATTAAATCATGATCAAAACAATATAGTCTTCACGTTGTTAACTTTGTGAGCAACACTGACAGTCTCACAACTTCGAAAGTCACTGAATTTGATATGTTCTGCTTTAGAATCCCTCAGAAGTGCTCTGCTAGAGTCGGAATCTGCCAGCCAAACTGAGCGGTCCAAATCCTACGATGAAGGTCTGGACAATTACCAAGAGGAGGGGAGAGGGTATGTTCAAACTCATATTCAGTGACTGCTCATATCATTTATTGTTTGCATAACGTTTTTATTATGCACTCTCTTTTTGTGCCCAGACGACCTTCTAGTCGGCACATGCCAAGTCTCAGAGGCCTCAGAAAGGTGAGCTTCATGACATATAGTAAGGGGCGTGGTACATTTGGGGTCATCGTGCTTTACAAACTGCATCTTTTTCATATGCCTGTCGTTGTGAAAGGCTTTGGATGGCCATAAATCCTCCGGGGATTCGGGATCTCGGAGAGATTCCTCTGCTGATGTTTTTGCTGATTCTTCTAAGGAAGGGTTGCTCAACTTTAGGCAATTTTGTACAGACAAAAATAAGGTAATCCTGACCGGTCATGCTTTTggttgaaggaaaaaaatagctgGATTGACATTAGATACACCATGTCTCTTCTCTGTAGCGTGTCAGTGGGGGGATGAAGTCATGGAAGCAGATGTATGCAGTTCTTCAAGGTCATACACTGACCCTCTTCAGGGACAGGAAAGATGCACTCCCACACGTCAACACGCCGCCTGACGAAGAACCGCTACGAATCAGCATTAAAGCCTGCCTGATTGACATCTCCTATAGCGACACTCGCCGCAAGAATGTACTCCGTCTGACCACCTCCGATTGCGAGTACTTGTTCCAGGCTGAAGGGAGGGAAGACATGTTGACCTGGATTAAAGTCATTCAGGAAAACAGTAATCCAGATGAAGAGGTGAGTTTGCGCTTTaagtgtggggaaaaaaacacacttgaTTCAATGCTAGTCAAAATGCACTTCTGTTATTACAGTAGAACTCAAAATTGTcgtttaccttttttttcagaatgctACAGTTACAAGTGAGGATTTGATCAGTCGCAAGATCAAAGAATACACCTCGATGAGGTCGGAAGGCTAACAATTATTGCTACTTAACCACATATCAAAAATGATTCATAAATTCTTACGTATGCTTTATTTATCAGTGCGCCCAGCAGTAGATCTGAACCATCGCCCAAAACCTCCCGTCAGTCTTTGAGCATCAAACAAGCCTTTTTAGGAGGAAAGACTGACAGCAAAAGTCACAGTCCTCATTCACCTAAATCAGATGAGCGGAGGGCATTGCGAGGTACTTGAGAAGCTGCCATTAAACATGGTGTCACATCATTTGCCGGAGCTCATCATAACTAATAACCATACTTACTATTTAGATGAGGCCAGTCCACCAAGGGACAGAGGGGCATGGAAAATTGGCATCCCAGGGATTATTAGGAAGCCCTTCGAAAAGAAGACACCGGCTGGGGTCACGTTCGGCGTGCGGCTGGATGACTGTCCTCCCGCACAGATTTGCAGGGTGAGTCAGTGCTTCACACCTGCAGAAAAGTCAGACTAACTGAGTGATTAATCAATTTAAGCGATCTTTCATTGCCAGGCCCAATTAACTCTTTAAATGCCAATGATGATGATAGTTGTCCAATCATAGGGCTCTTTTCATGCTTCTAATATGAATTTAACCAGtttaaattgattggatgtgttacgctgtcaatggcatctaccgtattttatactgttacatacctgtcaacatctgccgataactgcccttataaatgattattgattccccttacaaacccccaaaaaaccttacaaacaccgtacgactcgtacggtgtttgtaaggtttttttggggtttgtaaggggaatcaataatcatttataagggcagttatcggcagaggttgacaggtatgctgttAGTCTCAGTTATTTCATGAAGTTATTCACACACTCATATCATTTAACATGTCATTTTTACATTGAACCACAGGAGGGTGCTCTAAGAGgccttgttt encodes:
- the arhgap21b gene encoding rho GTPase-activating protein 21 isoform X2, whose product is MASRWAHSCDEDLERQQARSSFCENDCPDWRGLDPREEESFSWPRPKMVVLRRTSHGFGFTLRHFIVYPPESTMHYFLGEDVGRRGRPRNKLEPMDTIFVKQVKEGGPAHGAGLCTGDRIVKVNGESIIGKAYCEVISLIQDSGEFLELCVMPKDEDILQLAYSQDAYLRGHSSYTGNACHIPEPPPACYPRVDCKPTGMAQVTDSVGLGIRGSIAAPDHGYRKEITVPPSLPAKSFPKSQMAVCVRNDSVRTMVIPPEHMGRGMGPAHRIDYMDPALMKMRPASLAQYPHPRKTDVYSSGPGPTSYRGPMHYYPAAQPNIDWRTYQTYREYIDNKGIHSHGSRTIQERLDSLRSSNQNSFETPHHIPQMGWGPKGIRRRSTSHERSYHGPPPHFQIAPRSASQDRMTSSERISHARNWPPRSVSQDGLIHKARSHSIDYVDPTEIAQPVERRGYQRAEPGTRPSRQSMPRQAMLSRPSFGYNSGKRGPNNPMYTKGPDSLQTHSSSILPERQINFTTKTSGDQKAPVKANHPGHMNHQTHYRVRAESAKPVEVKRDIASVGKRSSSCSFQKQMSERHGILKPSHEESQSQKTECSLSESGVVMRPKPPSGKHPSPLRHPSYILAVNDDDGPDSTAYVATCWLPNDARREMHIRRLGERHTSSSSNLDESLDSIPFIDEPVSPSVDRDAAPIPPSAVISVPPSIATGPSSPDSPCPPIRRQLSHDQESLRSALLESESASQTERSKSYDEGLDNYQEEGRGRPSSRHMPSLRGLRKALDGHKSSGDSGSRRDSSADVFADSSKEGLLNFRQFCTDKNKRVSGGMKSWKQMYAVLQGHTLTLFRDRKDALPHVNTPPDEEPLRISIKACLIDISYSDTRRKNVLRLTTSDCEYLFQAEGREDMLTWIKVIQENSNPDEENATVTSEDLISRKIKEYTSMSAPSSRSEPSPKTSRQSLSIKQAFLGGKTDSKSHSPHSPKSDERRALRDEASPPRDRGAWKIGIPGIIRKPFEKKTPAGVTFGVRLDDCPPAQICRFVPLIVEVCCTVVEDRGLDYTGIYRVPGNNAAISNMQEELNTKGIADIDIQEDKWRDLNVISSLLKSFFRKLPEPLFTNEKYADFIEANRIEDSVERLKELKKLIYELPDYHYETLKFLCAHLKKVSDNCEKNKMEPRNLAIVFGPTLVRTSEDNMTNMVNHMPDQCKIVENLIQQYDWFFTKDCDEDPVTTAEQESTVQSQPVPNIDHLLSNIGKTAASPGEVSDSACSDSSKSKGLWASGKDQCSKEMLRSSFFVSRKRKKPKDKAQPSSSDDDLDGFHRRGILGERPTPPQQQALWSSESRTEEEEDGTSEKERPRSSSEERLEKSDGTEEPAELTPASHSPSFNCTAGAAPQSSLSDPPSTCDDTVSDLGTMNSTSSRASVPRARRWRTAAPGQDGGASGPGAEVCSITSDYSTTSSMTFMTGGEVNTLSPEVCSVTESRGGDDDADDERSELFSEGRPVETDSESDISVFAVARDGTAAERREPHGAPRPLASHRLIDCDTLSRKKAARQKTDSESSLDASRGDKDSNRLSQLSVKGRSTGSLSSSSRGELDKAEPTWKLKITDRLKVRLRVSVDDMFGVGSQRSGEGRSKKKNIRRRHTMGGQRDFAELSVLGDWPQHALSSGSRSELSAVDRLRPKCSSQDFSIGDWIARERHRTSNPEVSLDPSEQPGGLYVGGDPHGFRASSSSEAARRNAEASNGDTPQAKSLSLSATAHPHKLTSSQVVHSRFYQYL
- the arhgap21b gene encoding rho GTPase-activating protein 21 isoform X1 translates to MAQVTDSVGLGIRGSIAAPDHGYRKEITVPPSLPAKSFPKSQMAVCVRNDSVRTMVIPPEHMGRGMGPAHRIDYMDPALMKMRPASLAQYPHPRKTDVYSSGPGPTSYRGPMHYYPAAQPNIDWRTYQTYREYIDNKGIHSHGSRTIQERLDSLRSSNQNSFETPHHIPQMGWGPKGIRRRSTSHERSYHGPPPHFQIAPRSASQDRMTSSERISHARNWPPRSVSQDGLIHKARSHSIDYVDPTEIAQPVERRGYQRAEPGTRPSRQSMPRQAMLSRPSFGYNSGKRGPNNPMYTKGPDSLQTHSSSILPERQINFTTKTSGDQKAPVKANHPGHMNHQTHYRVRAESAKPVEVKRDIASVGKRSSSCSFQKQMSERHGILKPSHEESQSQKTECSLSESGVVMRPKPPSGKHPSPLRHPSYILAVNDDDGPDSTAYVATCWLPNDARREMHIRRLGERHTSSSSNLDESLDSIPFIDEPVSPSVDRDAAPIPPSAVISVPPSIATGPSSPDSPCPPIRRQLSHDQESLRSALLESESASQTERSKSYDEGLDNYQEEGRGRPSSRHMPSLRGLRKALDGHKSSGDSGSRRDSSADVFADSSKEGLLNFRQFCTDKNKRVSGGMKSWKQMYAVLQGHTLTLFRDRKDALPHVNTPPDEEPLRISIKACLIDISYSDTRRKNVLRLTTSDCEYLFQAEGREDMLTWIKVIQENSNPDEENATVTSEDLISRKIKEYTSMSAPSSRSEPSPKTSRQSLSIKQAFLGGKTDSKSHSPHSPKSDERRALRDEASPPRDRGAWKIGIPGIIRKPFEKKTPAGVTFGVRLDDCPPAQICRFVPLIVEVCCTVVEDRGLDYTGIYRVPGNNAAISNMQEELNTKGIADIDIQEDKWRDLNVISSLLKSFFRKLPEPLFTNEKYADFIEANRIEDSVERLKELKKLIYELPDYHYETLKFLCAHLKKVSDNCEKNKMEPRNLAIVFGPTLVRTSEDNMTNMVNHMPDQCKIVENLIQQYDWFFTKDCDEDPVTTAEQESTVQSQPVPNIDHLLSNIGKTAASPGEVSDSACSDSSKSKGLWASGKDQCSKEMLRSSFFVSRKRKKPKDKAQPSSSDDDLDGFHRRGILGERPTPPQQQALWSSESRTEEEEDGTSEKERPRSSSEERLEKSDGTEEPAELTPASHSPSFNCTAGAAPQSSLSDPPSTCDDTVSDLGTMNSTSSRASVPRARRWRTAAPGQDGGASGPGAEVCSITSDYSTTSSMTFMTGGEVNTLSPEVCSVTESRGGDDDADDERSELFSEGRPVETDSESDISVFAVARDGTAAERREPHGAPRPLASHRLIDCDTLSRKKAARQKTDSESSLDASRGDKDSNRLSQLSVKGRSTGSLSSSSRGELDKAEPTWKLKITDRLKVRLRVSVDDMFGVGSQRSGEGRSKKKNIRRRHTMGGQRDFAELSVLGDWPQHALSSGSRSELSAVDRLRPKCSSQDFSIGDWIARERHRTSNPEVSLDPSEQPGGLYVGGDPHGFRASSSSEAARRNAEASNGDTPQAKSLSLSATAHPHKLTSSQVVHSRFYQYL